In Anaerolineales bacterium, the following are encoded in one genomic region:
- a CDS encoding ring-cleaving dioxygenase, with product MRTAQGIHHITAIGSDPQRLVDFYTQTLGLRLVKKTVNQDDVSAYHLFFGDQTGGPGMDLTFFTFPRVATGSRGAGQVTTTSLAVPAASLPFWQARFEALGVTQEPLGNQFGWERLVFYDPDNQQLELVGVDDLPADTSQVWTTSQVGVEQAIRHFHSARMLVNDKSLIEPILIQSFGYERMAEEGDLSLYVQPGVQRSAYLELQVDPDAGPGRNASGTVHHIAFTAEDDGAQNELREQVRRLGLQPTEVIDRYYFKSVYFRTPAGVLFEIATSGPGFTADEDAATLGERLALPPFLEPHREQIEAGLTPVTVQQ from the coding sequence ATGCGCACTGCTCAAGGCATCCACCACATCACCGCCATCGGTTCCGACCCACAACGCCTAGTCGATTTTTATACACAGACCCTCGGCCTGCGCCTGGTCAAGAAGACCGTCAACCAGGACGACGTCTCCGCTTACCATCTCTTCTTCGGCGACCAAACCGGCGGGCCGGGCATGGACCTGACCTTCTTCACTTTCCCGCGGGTGGCCACTGGCAGCCGCGGCGCCGGCCAGGTGACCACCACTTCGCTGGCGGTGCCCGCCGCCAGCCTGCCTTTCTGGCAGGCGCGCTTTGAGGCGCTGGGCGTGACGCAGGAGCCGCTGGGCAACCAGTTCGGCTGGGAGCGCCTGGTCTTCTATGACCCGGACAACCAGCAGTTGGAGCTGGTGGGCGTGGACGATTTGCCTGCCGACACATCCCAGGTCTGGACCACCAGCCAGGTCGGCGTGGAGCAGGCCATCCGTCATTTCCATTCCGCCCGCATGCTGGTCAACGACAAGAGTCTGATCGAACCGATCCTGATCCAATCCTTCGGCTATGAACGGATGGCCGAAGAGGGCGATCTCAGCCTCTACGTGCAGCCAGGCGTGCAGCGCAGCGCCTATCTGGAACTGCAAGTGGACCCGGACGCCGGCCCCGGCCGCAACGCCTCCGGCACCGTGCATCACATCGCCTTCACCGCCGAAGATGACGGCGCGCAAAATGAACTGCGTGAGCAGGTGCGCCGCCTGGGCCTGCAGCCCACCGAAGTGATTGACCGCTACTATTTCAAGTCTGTGTATTTCCGCACCCCGGCTGGCGTGCTCTTCGAGATCGCCACGTCCGGCCCCGGCTTCACCGCCGACGAAGACGCCGCCACCTTGGGCGAGCGCCTGGCGCTGCCGCCTTTCCTGGAGCCGCACCGCGAGCAAATCGAAGCCGGGCTCACCCCCGTAACGGTCCAGCAGTAA
- a CDS encoding 2,3-bisphosphoglycerate-independent phosphoglycerate mutase, translated as MPAEHLIPLLRKDVPSKIVLLVMDGLGDIPTEPGGLTPLEAAHTPHLDRLAAEGALGRTIPVRPGVTPGSGPAHLAMFGYDPLTYLVGRGVMEALGIGMQVGAGDVAVRGNFCTLDAAGNIIDRRAGRISSEEAAPIIELLQGVQVPGMTAEVQMVKEYRFALVLRGVGLQGDIEDTDPQVTGQPPLPAVARSQGSQKTAELVNAWIAAAHQALADQPKANGITLRGFGGDPRLPQYTDAYGLRGACVAVYPMYKGVSQLVGMDVIKFSGESPADEFAAAQNVWGDYDFFFIHIKKTDSMGEDGNYDGKLKVIESVDAALPALLELKPDVLLVTGDHSTPVPMRAHSWHPVPLLLWSTQNALPDAQTQFGERACGLGGLGTIPATDIMPLALAHAGRLEKFGA; from the coding sequence ATGCCTGCCGAACACCTGATCCCCCTGTTACGCAAAGACGTGCCCAGCAAGATCGTCTTGCTGGTGATGGACGGCCTGGGAGACATCCCCACCGAGCCTGGCGGGCTGACGCCGCTGGAAGCCGCCCATACCCCGCACCTGGACCGCCTGGCGGCCGAGGGCGCGCTGGGGCGCACCATCCCGGTGCGCCCCGGGGTGACCCCGGGTTCCGGCCCGGCGCACCTGGCCATGTTCGGCTATGACCCGCTGACCTACCTGGTCGGCCGCGGCGTGATGGAAGCGCTGGGGATTGGCATGCAGGTCGGCGCCGGCGATGTGGCCGTGCGCGGCAACTTCTGCACGCTGGACGCGGCAGGCAACATCATCGACCGGCGCGCCGGGCGCATTTCCAGCGAAGAAGCCGCCCCGATCATCGAGTTGCTGCAGGGCGTGCAAGTCCCCGGCATGACCGCCGAAGTGCAGATGGTGAAGGAATACCGCTTTGCCCTGGTGCTGCGCGGCGTCGGTTTGCAGGGCGACATTGAGGACACCGACCCGCAGGTCACCGGCCAGCCACCGCTGCCCGCCGTCGCCCGCAGCCAGGGTTCGCAGAAGACCGCCGAGTTGGTCAACGCCTGGATCGCCGCCGCCCACCAGGCGCTGGCGGACCAGCCCAAGGCCAACGGCATTACCTTGCGCGGCTTCGGCGGGGACCCGCGCCTGCCGCAGTACACTGATGCCTACGGCCTGCGCGGCGCCTGCGTAGCGGTCTATCCGATGTACAAGGGCGTTTCCCAGCTGGTGGGCATGGACGTGATCAAGTTCTCTGGCGAAAGCCCGGCGGACGAATTTGCCGCCGCCCAAAACGTGTGGGGCGACTACGACTTCTTCTTCATCCACATCAAGAAAACCGACAGCATGGGCGAAGACGGCAACTACGACGGCAAGCTCAAAGTGATCGAGAGCGTGGATGCGGCGCTGCCGGCCTTGCTGGAACTCAAGCCGGACGTACTGCTGGTGACTGGCGACCACTCCACCCCGGTGCCGATGCGGGCACACTCCTGGCATCCGGTGCCGCTGCTGCTCTGGTCAACGCAGAATGCGCTGCCGGACGCGCAGACCCAGTTCGGCGAACGCGCCTGCGGCCTGGGCGGTCTGGGCACCATCCCAGCCACCGATATCATGCCGCTGGCCCTGGCGCACGCCGGGCGGCTGGAGAAATTTGGAGCTTAG
- a CDS encoding RNA polymerase sigma factor, whose product MNKPDFSELVEAHGRELHAYLWRLLGDEAEAQDCLQDAFVRALRAYGKIHDTRFLRAWLYKIATNTARSRQVQGARRAARETEWLEPLAAPGGVEAAVTQRHQLAQLRRAVRSLPARQQAALMLRKYQELDYAEVAAALGCSQAAARANVYQALKKLRQWFKENEHD is encoded by the coding sequence ATGAACAAACCTGACTTTAGCGAGCTGGTGGAAGCGCACGGCCGCGAGTTGCACGCTTACCTGTGGCGGCTGCTGGGCGACGAGGCCGAAGCGCAGGACTGCCTGCAAGACGCCTTTGTGCGCGCCCTGCGCGCCTACGGGAAAATACACGATACGCGTTTCTTGCGCGCCTGGCTGTACAAGATCGCCACCAATACCGCCCGCAGCCGCCAGGTGCAGGGCGCCCGTCGGGCCGCCCGTGAAACCGAATGGCTGGAGCCGCTGGCTGCCCCCGGGGGCGTGGAAGCGGCCGTGACCCAGCGCCACCAATTGGCGCAGCTGCGGCGCGCCGTGCGCAGCCTGCCGGCCCGCCAGCAAGCTGCTCTGATGCTGCGCAAATACCAGGAACTGGACTACGCCGAAGTGGCCGCCGCGCTGGGCTGCAGCCAGGCCGCGGCCCGCGCCAACGTCTACCAGGCGCTCAAGAAACTGCGCCAATGGTTCAAGGAGAACGAACATGACTAA
- a CDS encoding DinB family protein yields MNLAAIRDIFEYNYWANKLLLSKAEQLTIEQFRQPTSFSWGSLRGTLAHIVDGELGWRVIFQQGLAKFDVLVGEHFPDVPSMRTRWEQDEAEMWAYLKGLKDTDLAATITFDDEGWTVKRTLWHCLWHVVNHGMQHRSECAAMLTDFGQSPGDIDFTVFLYQRDG; encoded by the coding sequence ATGAACCTGGCTGCCATCAGAGATATCTTCGAATACAACTACTGGGCCAACAAGCTACTGCTCTCCAAGGCGGAGCAGCTGACCATTGAGCAGTTCCGCCAGCCGACCTCGTTCAGTTGGGGCAGCCTGCGCGGCACGTTGGCTCACATTGTGGACGGCGAGCTTGGCTGGCGGGTCATATTCCAGCAGGGCCTGGCGAAATTTGATGTTTTGGTTGGTGAGCATTTCCCTGATGTGCCTTCAATGCGGACGCGCTGGGAGCAGGACGAGGCCGAGATGTGGGCCTACCTCAAGGGCCTCAAAGACACCGACCTGGCCGCGACGATTACCTTTGACGATGAGGGCTGGACTGTGAAGCGCACCCTGTGGCATTGCCTCTGGCACGTGGTCAACCACGGCATGCAGCACCGCAGCGAGTGCGCCGCCATGCTGACAGACTTTGGCCAATCGCCTGGCGACATCGACTTCACGGTGTTCCTCTACCAACGCGACGGCTGA
- a CDS encoding TIGR01906 family membrane protein — MRKLFLGLVSLIVPVFLLLTGLRLLLTPAFVELEYSLPGFPADSYGMPAADRQRYALSALDYLVNEEGIEFLGDQTFPDGAPLYNQRELRHMHDVKQLTQAVLNVWVGITLASVALFLLARRGGWSAELRSAIQQGGRLTVLLIAAILILVVLSFDAIFVGFHRIFFEGDTWLFQYTDTLIRLFPMRFWQDVFIAAGLLTALGGLLLGWVWPRLKARG, encoded by the coding sequence ATGCGTAAGCTATTCTTGGGTCTCGTTTCACTGATCGTGCCGGTCTTTTTGCTGCTCACCGGGCTGCGCTTGCTGCTGACCCCCGCCTTCGTAGAGTTGGAGTACAGCCTGCCCGGTTTCCCGGCGGACAGCTACGGCATGCCCGCCGCCGACCGCCAGCGCTATGCGCTCTCTGCCCTGGACTACCTGGTGAATGAAGAAGGCATCGAATTTCTGGGTGATCAAACCTTCCCCGATGGCGCCCCGCTGTACAACCAGCGCGAGCTGCGCCACATGCACGACGTCAAACAGCTGACCCAGGCCGTGCTCAATGTGTGGGTTGGGATCACGCTGGCTTCGGTGGCGCTCTTTTTGCTGGCGCGGCGCGGCGGCTGGAGCGCGGAACTGCGCAGCGCCATTCAGCAGGGCGGGCGGCTGACTGTGCTGCTGATCGCTGCCATCCTGATCCTGGTGGTGCTCAGTTTCGACGCCATCTTTGTCGGTTTTCACCGTATCTTTTTTGAGGGCGATACCTGGCTGTTCCAGTACACCGATACGCTGATTCGCCTGTTCCCCATGCGCTTCTGGCAGGATGTCTTCATCGCCGCCGGCCTGCTGACCGCCCTGGGCGGTTTGCTGCTGGGCTGGGTATGGCCCAGGCTGAAGGCGAGAGGGTAA
- a CDS encoding methylated-DNA--[protein]-cysteine S-methyltransferase, which produces MTNPYIDWVEDGASAPDGLSQALDGLYQAGPPPAAAQAALRALQSALQPIHYDRLEDSPLGPLWLAVGPQGLLAVEYGGTEADLLAYLHKIRPGQAAQRSATALADIKDKLSAYLAQDSTQLSLDVDLSALTDFQQRVLEEARRVPRGQVTTYSQIAKRLGMPKAVRAVGQALRRNPIPIVVPCHRVVASDGSLGGYGGEMSSQRKIKLLQLEGAWLA; this is translated from the coding sequence ATGACTAATCCCTACATCGACTGGGTTGAAGACGGCGCCAGCGCGCCGGATGGATTGAGCCAGGCACTGGACGGTCTGTACCAGGCCGGCCCGCCGCCCGCCGCGGCCCAGGCCGCCCTGCGCGCCTTGCAAAGCGCGCTGCAGCCCATCCACTATGACCGGCTGGAGGACAGCCCGCTGGGGCCGCTGTGGCTGGCCGTTGGCCCTCAAGGGCTGCTGGCCGTGGAATACGGCGGCACGGAAGCGGATCTGCTGGCGTATCTGCACAAAATCCGCCCGGGGCAAGCGGCCCAGCGTTCCGCGACCGCTCTGGCGGACATCAAAGACAAGCTCTCGGCCTACCTGGCGCAGGACAGCACACAGCTTTCACTGGATGTAGACCTCAGCGCGCTGACTGACTTCCAACAGCGTGTGCTGGAGGAGGCCCGCCGCGTGCCGCGCGGCCAGGTGACCACCTACAGCCAGATCGCCAAACGGCTGGGGATGCCGAAGGCTGTGCGAGCCGTAGGACAAGCCCTGCGCCGCAACCCGATCCCGATCGTGGTGCCCTGCCACCGCGTGGTCGCCTCAGACGGCAGTCTGGGCGGCTACGGCGGGGAGATGAGCAGCCAGCGCAAGATCAAGCTGCTGCAGTTGGAGGGCGCCTGGCTGGCGTGA
- a CDS encoding fused MFS/spermidine synthase, translating into MSPRFLAFSVFSAGMTTLAVEFTASRLLGNVFGTSNLVWASIIGLMLIYLTIGYFIGGRWADRAPHLDLFYRIILWGAFTSGLAALAARPVLRLAADAFDHLQLGVLAGSFASVLILFIVPISLLGMVSPFAIRLSLDNKEQAGQTAGRLYAISTIGSFVGTFLPVLVVIPLVGSTYTFLIFSFYLMAVALAGLWQAGGARLAARWVWLPLLLAALSAIWAGGAFKNTPGQVYEAESAYNYIQVLEFNGTRYLRLNEGQGVHSVYNPEQLDFRGTWEQFLVAPFFNPDAEPHAVGRIAVVGLAAGTSALQASEVFGPVPIDGFEIDPKLIEVGRQLFGMTMPNLNAIAADGRMGLRNSPHSYDLIQVDAYRPPYIPPHLTTVEFFSLCREKLSEHGVLTINVGRTPSDRRLVDALVATLSQVFASVHVMDVPNSFNSIVYATVQPTSFDDLQANYIRLHGEPGVHPLLLTVIERALVNRQQTPTGGLVLTDERAPVEWIVNSMVLNFFTSDGVEDLQ; encoded by the coding sequence ATGTCCCCGCGCTTCCTGGCCTTTAGCGTCTTCTCCGCCGGCATGACCACCCTGGCGGTGGAATTCACCGCCTCCCGCTTGCTGGGTAATGTCTTTGGCACCAGCAACCTGGTGTGGGCCAGCATTATCGGCCTGATGTTGATCTATCTGACCATCGGCTACTTCATCGGCGGGCGCTGGGCCGACCGTGCCCCGCACCTCGATCTGTTCTATCGCATCATCCTGTGGGGCGCCTTCACTTCGGGTCTGGCGGCGTTGGCCGCCCGCCCGGTGCTACGCCTGGCTGCCGACGCCTTTGACCACCTGCAACTGGGCGTGCTGGCCGGCTCCTTTGCTTCGGTGCTGATCTTGTTTATAGTGCCCATCAGCCTGCTGGGCATGGTCTCGCCCTTTGCCATCCGGCTCTCGCTGGACAACAAAGAGCAGGCCGGCCAAACGGCTGGGCGGCTGTACGCCATTTCCACCATCGGCTCGTTTGTGGGCACTTTCCTGCCGGTGCTGGTGGTCATCCCGCTGGTGGGCAGCACCTACACCTTCCTCATCTTCAGTTTCTACCTGATGGCAGTGGCGCTGGCCGGCTTGTGGCAGGCCGGCGGGGCGCGCTTGGCGGCCCGCTGGGTCTGGCTGCCGCTGCTGCTGGCCGCCTTGTCCGCCATTTGGGCGGGGGGCGCCTTCAAGAACACGCCCGGACAGGTCTACGAAGCCGAGTCGGCCTACAACTACATTCAAGTGCTAGAGTTCAACGGCACGCGCTACCTGCGCCTGAACGAAGGCCAGGGTGTGCACTCGGTCTACAATCCGGAGCAGTTGGATTTCCGCGGCACCTGGGAGCAGTTCTTGGTGGCGCCGTTCTTTAATCCAGACGCTGAACCGCACGCGGTGGGGCGCATCGCCGTGGTGGGGCTGGCGGCCGGCACCAGTGCCCTGCAGGCCAGCGAGGTCTTCGGGCCGGTGCCTATCGATGGGTTTGAGATCGACCCCAAGCTGATCGAGGTGGGGCGCCAACTGTTTGGCATGACCATGCCAAACTTGAACGCTATCGCCGCCGACGGGCGCATGGGGTTGCGCAACAGTCCCCACAGCTATGACCTGATCCAGGTGGACGCCTATCGCCCGCCCTACATTCCGCCGCACCTGACCACGGTGGAATTCTTCAGCCTGTGCCGCGAAAAGCTCAGCGAGCATGGGGTGCTGACCATCAACGTCGGCCGCACACCCAGCGACCGCCGTCTGGTGGACGCGCTGGTCGCCACGCTCAGCCAGGTCTTCGCCAGCGTGCACGTGATGGACGTGCCCAACAGCTTCAACTCCATCGTCTACGCCACGGTGCAGCCCACCAGCTTCGACGACCTGCAGGCCAATTACATCCGTCTGCACGGCGAACCCGGCGTGCACCCGCTGCTGCTGACTGTGATCGAGCGCGCCCTGGTCAATCGCCAGCAAACGCCCACTGGCGGCCTGGTGCTGACCGACGAGCGCGCCCCGGTGGAGTGGATCGTCAACAGTATGGTGCTTAACTTTTTCACTTCGGATGGGGTGGAGGACTTGCAATAA